The genomic DNA TCAACGCCAGCAAGCAGGCTTACACATTCGGCGGCACGCTCACGGCACAAGTGGACATTGGCGACGCCTACTACAAGTCGCTCGCCGCAAAGCAACTTGTGAATGCCGCGGACCACGCGCTGGCCGCGCAACGGCAGGACAGCATCGCGCTCGCAGCGGCGGGCTATTTCGACCTTGTGCGCGCGCAGGCCGGTGCGGGCGTCGCGCGTGAGGCGCTGGGCATCGCGGAGGATTATGCGGGGCAACTCGGGCGCGCCGTTGACGCTGGCATCGCGTTCAAGGGCGATGCGCTTCGGGCGCAAGTGCAGGCCGGCCGAAACGTGCTCGCGCTGCGCTCGGCCGAGGAACAACGACAACTCGCAGCCGCGCGGCTTGCGCAGACGCTTCGGCTCGAACCAGTCACGCCGCTGGTCGCCCGCGATGCCGACCTCGCACCGATGTCGCTGATCGCGACAAATGCCGCGCTCGACACCCTCGTGGCGCAGGCGCTCGCGCAGCGCCCCGAACTCAAGCAAACCAAGTCGCTCACGCGCGCCGCGAAGGACGCGCACGAGGGCGCGGTGAAGGGCCCGCTCGTCCCGACACTCGGGGCACACGTGTTCCTCGGCGGGCTCGGCGGCGGGCGGAACGGCTCACTGGGACAGTTCGGCGGCTCGGAAGATTTCTTCGTCGGCCTGAGCTGGCGCATTGGACCCGGCGGGCTTTTTGACGAAGCGCGCCGCAAAGCCGCGTCGTCGCGCGTGAACTCGGCGCTGCTCGGCGAGGAGAAAGTCCGCGACGACGTGGTGCGGCAGGTCGTCGAGGCAAACTCGAGGTTTCACTCGTTGCGGGACCAGCTTGCCGTGGCGCGTGGAGCCTTGCAGGCCGCGGAGGAAACGCTGCGACTCACGCGCGCCCGGAAGGAATTCGCCGTCGGCGCCGTGCTGGAGATGATCGAAGCGGAGCGCGACCTCACGCGCACGCGGCAGGACCTCATCGGCATCGCTGCGGAGTTCAACAAGGCGCAATACGCCGTGCAGCGGGCCATCGGCGGGCTCGGCGCGGACGAGAAGAAGTAGCCGCAGACCGGCGCTCGTGTATCGTGGTCGCCGATCCATGAACCGCTTCGACCAGCAGCTTGGCAGGCACGGCCTCGCCTTGCGCCGGGCGGCACTGCACACGCTCCAAGTCAACCTCGGCCGCAAGTGCAACCAGGCTTGCCGCCATTGCCACGTGGACGCGGCGCCGTGGCGCACGGAGATGATGGACGAGGGGACGGCGCGGCGCATTGGCGAGTGGATTCGCGATCATCGGCCGGCGGTTGTGGACATCACGGGCGGCGCGCCGGAGCTGAGCGAGCACTTTCGCTACTGCGTTGAGACGGCGCGGGCGGCGGGCGCGCGCGTGATCGACCGGTGCAATCTCACGATCATTGAGGAGCCGGGGTTCGGCTGGCTGCCGGACTATCTCGCCGCGCAAGCAGTCGGAGTGATTGCGTCACTGCCGTGCTATCTGGCCGAGAATGTCAGCAAACAGCGAGGGAATGGGGTCTTCGAGAAGAGCATCAGCGCGTTGCGAAAGCTCAACGCCGCGGGCTACGGGACGCGGCTGACGCTAAACCTCGTTTACAACCCGCTCGGCCCCACGCTGCCGCCGCCGCAGGCGGCACTGGAGGCGGATTACAAGGACGCGCTGCTGCGCGATCACGGCGTCGTGTTCAATCACCTCTTCACGATGACGAACCAGCCCATCGCGCGCTTCGCGGATGACTTGCGGAAGCAGGACCGATGGGACGAATACCTCGAACTGCTCGCAAACAGCTTCAACCCGGCGACCGTGGACGGATTGATGTGCCGGAACACCTTGAGCGTCGGCTGGCGCGGGGAACTTTACGATTGCGACTTCAATCAAATGCTCGAGATGCAGCTCCGCAATCCCGCGCCGGAGTCGGGACTGTTCCTGTGGGACGTGATCCCCGCTCAACTCGACGGCGCGGCGATCCAGACGGGCTCGCACTGTCTCGCTTGCACCGCAGGCTGCGGAAGCAGCTGCACCGGCGCGCTGGAAACGACTGATGCCGCTGCAGGGAGCAAAATCCGTGCTACTTCGCAACCGGAGGCGCGGGCTTCGGCAGCTTGATCTCGAAGCGGAGTTGCTTCACCGGTTGGCGCCTGGAGCCTTGCGCCGGCTGATATGCGAGCGTGCCCGGAAGGGTCGCAGGGAGGAGGACATTGGGGCTGAGGAGCAGTGGAATCTGGATGGAGAAGTTGTCCTCGTAATACAATGCAGTGACCGGTTGGGCGATTCCCGGGACCTGAACCTGCCTTGACACCCCGGTCGAAAAGTTCGCCGGCAAAATGCGGATGGCAGCGGGCGCGTTGAGCGCAATCTGTGTTGCGATGTCCTGCCGGATCACGGGCCGGTTGTTGGGCACGGACCAGCCCTTCTCCACTTTGAAGTTCAACACCGCGACGCAGTTGCTGCCGGGCCGCACGTCACCTACGAAGACCACGCTCTCGAGCGCAACCGGTTCGCCCGGTTTCTTGCCCTGAGCGAGCGCCGCGTGAGAAAGCGAGAGAATCAGCGCAAGTTGGAGGAGGCGTTTCATGGATTCCTGAGGGACAGACGAGCGCTTACGTACCGCCCTTCAACGGCCATCCCGCGGCGGCGAGCGCCTTGTAGCCGCCGATGAGGGACGAGACATTCCGGTAGCCCATGTTTTGTGCGGCATCGCACGCGAGCGCAGAGCGGAAGCCGCCGCCGCAATACATGATGATCTCGGTCGCGCAGTCCGGGAATCGCCGCTCAAGATCGCGTTCGAGAACGCCCTTGCCCAGGTATTGCGCGCCGGCGGCGTGGGCGGCAGTCCACTCGCTTTCCTCGCGCACGTCGAGCAGCACTGCAGCGGGATTGTGGTCGAGGATGGAGCGAGCGTCGTCGAGGGTGATCTCGCGGATGCGGGACTTTGCGTCATCCACGAGGCGCAGGAAGGCGGGCGAGTGGTCCATGCGGGCAGTGTATCAACGCCGGCGCCCGCGACAAGGCGGGAGACTCGAGTCCGGCGATCGTCCCGGTTTTTCGGAAAGGATTCAGCTTGAGGGCGAGCGCGGGCGTTGGATACTTCGTCCGCGATGGATGTGACGCCACTCGACGCGGTGCCTGCCTTCACGACGAAGGACGGCTCCGAGATTCGCGAACTGCTCGCCCACCGCAATTCCGCCATTCGCAACCAGTCGCTGGCCGAGGCGCGTGTGCCGGTGGGCGGCAGCACGCTGGAGCACTACCACCCGAAGGCGGAGGAGATCTACTTCATCACACACGGCACGGGCCGGATGCGTATCGAGAGTGAACAGCGCGACGTGCGCGCGGGCGACGCCATCGCCATCCCGCCGGGCCGGAAGCACAAGCTTTGGAACCTCGGCGCAGAGACGCTTCGCCTGCTCTGCTGCTGCGCGCCGGGATACGAGCACAGTGATACGATCATCACGGAATGATACCTACCTCCATCCGACTCTTCATCAAACCCTACTGAGGCTGGTGCACCCGGGCCATGGATTGGCTCGACCAGCGCGGGGTCAGCTACGATGTGATCGATGTCATCGCGGATGGCAGGGCCTACGATGAGATGGTCCGGCTTTCGGGCCAATCGCTCGCGCCCGTCATCGAGGTGGATGGCAAGGTGCTGGGTGACTTCGGCCCTCCCGAGTTGGCGGCGTGGTGGAAGAAGGAAGGCTTCGAGTGACCGCCTTCTCATCACATCTTGATCTTCATTGCCCGGCCGGATTGGAGAGGGCAGGGGAAGGATCAGGGCCAAGGTTGCGATCAGGACTGCGACGAAGAGAATGACAGCGACTCTTGAATCCCCGCCACCGGCAAGACAGCGGTTGCCGGGTTGGTTGCGCCTGCCTTTGCCGACGAGCGATTCGTTCGGGCGCACGCGCCATCTGCTCGCCGAATTGCGACTGCACACGGTCTGCGAGAGTGCGAAGTGTCCAAACCACTGGGAGTGCTGGAGTCGGGGCACGGCCACGTTCATGATCGCCGGCGACCGCTGCACGCGGGCGTGTGGGTTTTGCGCGGTCACGACAGCGAAGCCCCTTGCTCTCGAAGCCGACGAACCGGCGCGCGTGGCCGAGGCTACGAGTCGGATGGGCTTGAAGCACGTTGTCATCACGGCGGTCGCACGCGACGACCTCGCCGACGGCGGCGCGGATCACTTTGCAAAGACGATTGGCGCCGTTCGCCAGGCGTGTCCCGGCATTGTGGTTGAGGTGCTCACTCCGGATTTCAATGACTGCGACGCCGCCATCGACGCGGTGCTTGCCGCTGCGCCGGACATCTTCAACCACAATCTCGAGACGGTGCGGCGGCTCACACCCGCGGTGCGGCACCGTGCGACCTACGAGCGCTCATTGCGTGTCCTCGCGAAGGTCAAAGCTCGCCAATCGCGTGGGGTCACCAAATCCGGGCTGATGCTCGGACTCGGGGAGACAGTTGAGGAAGTTCGGGTCGCGATGAAAGACCTGCGTGAAGCGGGTTGCGACCTGCTCACGCTCGGCCAGTATTTGCAGCCGACGGTGAAGCACCTGCCCGTCGTGGAGTTTGTCCCGCCGGAGAAGTTCGATGAGCTGCGAGCAGTGGCCGTCTCGATGGGCTTTGTTCACGTGGCGAGCGGGCCGCTGGTGCGCAGCTCGTATCACGCGGACCATTTCCGCCCCGCGGCGAAGGAGCGGTGAGTCACCACCGCGAGCCGGGGAGCATCTTGCCGCCAGATTTTGCTCCGCCTCGGTGCTGGACCTTCCACCAACTGAACGAGCCGTAAGCCACGAACAGAAAGAAGAGCAGCCCCAGCACGGCGGCAACCCATTTCATCACGCGGGCTTGCCGCAGGATTTTGTCGTTTTCCTCCTTGGATGCCGCGCGGAAGAGCGCCATTTCCTGGCCGGGGGTCATCGTGGCCACAAGCTCATCCTTGAGCTTGAGCGTGCTCCACGGAAGGTCGGCTGCGCCGAACGCGGCGGAGAATCGCTTGCGGCCTTCGTCATCCGGGGCGTCGAACCCAACGCCCCGCCAGAACTGGGTTTTCTCGAGTGTCCAGAGGCGGGTAAGCCCCCGGTTGCGGGCGACGGTGTGCACCCGTTCCCACAGCATCGGCCGGAGTTCATCCGCCTGGCCGAAGTCCAGAAAAGTCTCGCTGTGCAGGCAGCCTTGGGTGCCGTTGACGCTGAGGCCGATGGAGCCCACGAGTTTCCCGGTGCCATCAAATGCGGCTTGAAACTCGGTGACCCGTTTCTCCAAGTCGGTCTCGGGCAACTGCTCTGCGCGCCACAACGCGCGGAGTGGCGGAATGTCGTCAATGGTCGCGCGTCGCGCGGTGAATGCCGGCGGATTCACAAGCAAAAGAGTAGCAAGCAGGGCAGGGAAGTTGAATCGGAAATCCGGGATGAGCCGGCCGAAGAAAACGAGTCGGGCTCAAGGCAATCACCGGAGTGGCACGCCCTTCACGCGCTCGACGAACTCAACGAATCCTGCGGCCTGCCTTTGCAGGCGGCCTGCGAGTTCGGGGTCTCTCAACGCGCCGTGGTCGTCGAGCAGCGAGCCGATTCCCGGCAGGAAGACTCGCTCAGGGAAAGTGATGGCGTTGCGATATCCGAAGATTTGCTGCAACTGCTCGACGGGTCTCAGGGCGCCGAACATGCCGGCGGAGACTCCCGTGAAACAGACCGGCCGGCGCTCGAAACTCTCAGGGAACTTGAGCATGTCGATGAAGTATTTGAGCACGCCAGGAAAGGAGCCGTTGTATTCGGGCGTCACGACGTGCAGGCCGGCGGATCGAAGAACCGCGTCCGCGAACGGTGCGAAGCTGTCGGGTTTCACAGCGTAGGAGGATGCGGCGAAAATCTCGGGCGGGAGTTGCGCAAGGTCGAGGACGTGACAGGGAGCGCGCAGCGCAGCGTAGCTCGATTCGAGGTGACGCACGATGTGGCGCGTGTTGCTGCCGGGGCGGTTGGTTCCGGAGAGGAGTAGGATCATGGGGAAAGTCAGTGTGTGGGCTTCAGTGTTCCGTGGTCGGTGCCGGTTCCTGCCTTGAGTGGGTCCATCCGGTTGCTGGACGATTGTGATGCTTCATACAGGAACCTGACCGCTGGGTGCTGCCTACCTAGCCGCGGGCATCGCCGCGATCCAATCGCGGATGAGTTTGACGGCGGCATCGTCGACGATGGACGAAGCGAGCGGCGGCATGCGGCCGGGGCCGAGTGTCGAGATTCGATGAAGCAGCACGGATTGCCCCGGGCTTCCGGGCGAAATGATCCGCGCATCCGGGATCGAAAACTTGTCGTGCAAAGGTTCGACGCCGACGGCACGGACGGCATCAGGCTTGGTGTTGATGTGGAGGCTGATGGCGGCGTTGCCGCCGCCGGCGTCCACATGGCAATGAGCGCAGTTTGAATGCAGGTAGGACCGGGCGCGGGCCTCGAGCGGTTGCGTTGCGTCGTGGGGGTCAGCAAGCCTCGCATACTTGTCTGGCGATTTTGGCAGTTTCTCGGTGAACTTTTCCGGTGGCACGGGTTCGCCGTCCCCTGGTTTGCGTTGGGGTTGGCGAATCTTGAAAAGTCCGATGTGTTCCATCGCGCGGAGTTGATTGTCGCGTGTCCCGTCGTAATCGTGCTGGCGGTTCATCTGGTGGGTGTTCAACCCGAGGACGAATTGCGCGGCGCGCGAGTGGCAAACCATGCACTCGGCGCGGCTCGGAAGGTGCCACGACTGACGACGAATGCCTCCCGGCGCGGCGGGGTCGCGAATCGTGTAGGTGCGGTCCGCGCCCGACGCGGCGACGAGGTCTGCGTCGGTTTGGGCGGCATTCCACGCATAGGTGTATCCGACCCACTCGTTTTGCTGGAAAACGAGGAGCCGCGTCTCGATGCGCCGGCGCGATGCGGGATTGCCCGTTTCGACTTCGAGCGAAAATGTCTTCACAAGGACGGCAGCCTCGGGGAATTTCCACGCGCCATTCTCGGTAAACTCGATGTGCTCCAAACCCGGAAGTGCGATGAACCGGTCCTTGTGCGTGTCGTCGGACCAGAGCGGAGAGTTGACGGAGTATGGGATCAGCGCGGGTTGGGGCGTGTGAGAGGGGACATCCGCGAAGAGCCCGGTGTCGCCCAGTTTGCGCGGGAACACCGTCCTCGTCCTGGGCGGCGGATTGGGCTCCAGTTCGTAGAGCGCCCCGCCGTAATCCGCATACAGGATTTCGCCCCGGTGGCCTTGTGCGAAGGCGAGCGGCTGGTGTGGCGTGTCAGCGATTTCACGATGCCACGTGATCTTGCCGCCTGAGTATCGGGCCGCCCAAATCTTGCCGGTTCCATAATCGCCGTAAATGTAGGCGCCCCGGAGATCTTTGAAGCGGTCGCCGGTGTAAACGGTGCCGCCCGTGATGCTGCGTGCCTCGGAGTGCGGGTGTTCGATGGAGGGCTTGCTGATGGGCACGGGCCCACGTGCGCGGAGCGGGTGGAAGGGATGCGAGCCTTCCATCACGCTCCAGCCGTAATTCGCGCCGCGCTTCACCACGTAGACCATTTCCCACAAGTCCTGCCCGATGTCGCCGACCCACAGGTCGCCCGTCTTCCGATCGAACGAGAGCCGCCACGGGTTGCGGAAGCCGAACGCCCAAAGCTCGGGGCGCGCGAGCGGGATGTGTAGGAAAGGGTTGTCCTGCGGCACCGAGTAGCCACGGCCGGCGTCGGGCTTGTCCACATTGATGCGCAACACGCCCGACGCGATGTCGCGAAGGTCCTGGCCCGTGTCGAGGCCGTCCGAATCGCTCGTGCCATCGCCCGCCGAGATGTAAAGCATGCCGTCGGGGCCAAAGTCCATCTCGCCACCGTTGTGCCCGTTGGAGAGCCACTCGATGATGACCGTCTCGCTCGCGGGGTCGCAACGCGCCGGCGAACCGGAAACCGTGTATCGAAGAATGCGGTCATGCTTTGCTTTGGCCGAGCGAGGGCCGTTCGCGAAGACGTAGACGAAGCGGTTCGTCGCGAAGCCCGGATGGAACCGCAAGGAATACGTTTCATGATCGGCAATCTCGTGGAAGAGATTCGTGCCCGGCCCGGTGGCGTTACTGCCGAAGGCGAGTGTGCGGCCATTCTGTTCAACGACGAGCAAGCGGTTTGAGGCTGGTTCCGCCGTCACATAAACCGGGTGGTTGAACGAGAGACTCGGGAAGGCGCGCTTCGCCCGGAAAGGCAGCGGCGGCTCCGGGGAGCCGATGACTCGCGAGGTGGTGAGCGGGATGCGGCGTGTCAGTCCGAACGGACGCTCGGACGTGTCCGCGGGGAGAGCCGCGCTGGACATCGCGAGCCACGAGAGCAGCAGGGCAATTCGCCCGCGGCGCGCGATGGCTCGCTCACTTCGTGACATGCGCCGACGCTACAACGCCGGATGCGATGCCGACAATGCTGTTCAGGGAATGGAATCGACGGGTTGAGAAGGCGAGGGCTGCCCGGTTCTCAAAATCAGTGGTCGTTCACGACTGCGTGAGCTTGACGGCAATCGAACGCTGGCCGGGGTCTTCGAACTGGGGCTTGGGCGGGGTTCCACGACGACGATCGAGCATGCGTTGACTGAAGAGCGCGGCGGTTGCAGCCGCCAGGACGGCCGATGCGCCGAGGAAGAAATTCAGCGTAAAACCAGGAAAGTCACCCTTCATCCTCAGCGCGGACCATTCGAAGAGGAGGATGTAGCCCGTCAGCGCGAGCACGGCAACGAGGCAAAAGGCGCCCTTGTGGCGGCAGGGGTGAAACATCAAGCCGGCGGCAACGAAGATAATGATGAGCGACCGCAGGGCCGGAAATGCGCTGAGTTGGGCGACCATGTCCATCCATGTCGAGAAACCTGGAAGCGAAACCACGACCTTGTTGCCTTCGCGGCGGAGGTTCTTCTCGCGGTGCGGGCCCATGAGTTCGTCCTCGCCGACGCTGACCCAGACGTGGTTGACGTTGGCAACCAGCATGGCGTTGGTGAAGCCGCGCGAGCGCAGGATGCTCGCGGCGAGGACAGCGCGCCCGTCGCAGTCTTCGCGCTTGCGCTCCCAAACGTCCGCGGCGGTCGGCCAGTAATCGGCGTTCAGCCAGTTATACCAGTCGTATTGATACTTGATGTTCTTGTAAACGAACCGCTCGACGGCTTGGAGTTCCTGTTTCGGCGTCGCATTCGTCGGCAGCAGCTTGTTGATCTCGGCGTTGATCTCCACCAGCGCCGGGAGATTCGTCGTAATGAGCGCGTCGTGATTCTTGAAGTTGCCGATGTGCCGGAGGAACAGCACGGGATTCGGGAACAGGACGAATCCGAGGACGAGGATGAAAAGGAGGGCCTTGATGACGAACCGCGCGGGGAAGGAGGAATCCGCGAGCGTGTTCCACAACGAGTGACGGGCGTCGCGGCGGGGTTTCATCGTGGGCCTGTTCGTCCGCAGGCAGCATGAGCGGAGCCATCGCACGCGGTGGAATCGCGGCTATTCATAATTGTATTTCACGATCCACGGGTCACTGGTGCGCCGCTGGAAAGCTTCAAGCCTTGCACTCAATTCAGCCTGCACTTTCGCCAGTTTGGGATCGCCGGCCAGATTTCGCGACTCGGTGGGATCTGCTTTGAGGTCATACAACTCGTAGCGTTGACGGTGGAGGAAGTCCGCGGTGCGGCGCGGGCCGAACATTGAGTCGCTGCGCTTGAGCACGCCCTGCCATGTCGCGGACGCGTAGATATCGGATGCGAACGGGAACGGGAGCTGGTGCGCGAGGTTCAGAATGAGCTTGTAGTCGCGCGTCCGCACGACGCGCATCGGGTAATACATGGTGATCTCGTGGAAAGTGTGCGATGCGTAGACTTCATCCCAGCCGGCTGGGTTCGCTTGCGAGAGCGCGGGCAGAAACGATCGCCCGTGGAATCTGTAGATTGAGTCCTCGGCTTGCTTCTTCTTCGCGGCCGCCTTCGGGGCGCCGGTCTTGGGCGCGCCGCCACTGAATTCGGGTTCGCCCTGAACCAGCCGGCCCTTCACTTCTTTCACACCGGCGATGTCGAGGATGGTCGGCGTGAGGTCCACCCACGAGACCATCGCGTTGCAAACCTTTCCGCGCGGGTGGTCGGGGCTCCGGACGATGAGCGGCAGGCGGGAGCCCGGGTCGTAAAGCGTGGTCTTCGAACCGGGGAAAGCCATGCCATTGTCGCCGGTGAAGATGACGACGGTGTTGTCGAGTTGGCCAGCGTCCTTCAACAAGGCCAGCAAGCGCCCGAGCCCCTGGTCGAGGCGCGAGATCGCCTGGTAGTATTGCGCGATCTCTGCTCGCGTCTCGGCGTTGTCAGGGAGATACGGCGGGACCGTGACTTCCGCCGGGTCATAACGAATCTCGGTGATTCCTTCGTAGGGCTGGTTATTCCCGAAGGCATCCGGTTTCAGCGGGTCGCCCGGCATGGTGCCGCCTCCGCGGTGCGGATCCGACGTGCAGAAGTAGAGGAAGAAGGGCTTGTCCCCCCTCGCGATGAAATCGCGGCAGTTTTCGGCCATTCGGACTGTGTTGCGGTTCCCTCCCGCCGCGGGAATGACGGTTTCGAATCGGAACACGTCGTCCGGAGCTACGTGAAACTTGCCGGTGCGAGCGGTGCGATATCCATTCTCGGCCATCACGACCGGCAAACTGCGCACGGAACTGAAGGCTGCGAAGTGATGAAAGCTGTGCTGGTGACCGAACTGACCGTTGGCATGGTTGTGCAAGCCGCTCAAGATCACGGACCGGCTCGCGCTGCAACTGGCTGTCGTGCAAAACGCGTGGTCGAAGCGCACCCCGTCCGCTGCGAGTCGGTCGATGTGGGGTGTTTTGATCGTCTTGTTGCCGTAGCAACCGGCGTCCAGACTCATGTCGTCCACCACGAAAAGGACGACATTCCGCTGCGCGCTCGTGGCGGCCAGCGCGAGCATTGGCAGTCCGAGCGCGAGTGCCAGCAGGCGAGATCTCATGGCGCGAATGTGGTGTCGGCGTTGCGGTCGAGGCAAGTGGAAACCTGAGTCGTCATGCCTCTGGCGGATCAATACGCGAGCAGTTCGAGCAAGCGCGTTCCATTCGCGGTCAATTCCCAGCGGCCGCCCTGCTTGGCGACGAGCGTTCGCGCGGGGTTGGCGCGCTGCTCAGCTTCATTCACCGAGAGCAGCTGGAACTTCTCCTTGCGCGTGAGTTCAGACGGGGCGCGGGGCGTGAGCTGGAATGGAACCCCGTTGAAGTTCAGCCGCAACTCGTAGCCGGCGATGCCTTCCGCCTCCGCGGCGGCGTTGCGCCTGACCAGCGGGTAGAAGCGCTGCGCCCACGCGAGATCGCGCTTGAGCATGATCACGCGGCAAAGTTCCGTCTGGTTCCGGAGGAATCGGACCAGGCTGAAACTCGGTCCCTCGGCGCGCTGGGCAAGCAGAATGGCCCGCGGGTCCAAGCCGAGGAGATTCTGCCCGTTGAAGCGGCCGTGATCGTTCTGCTGGCCGGGCAAAGCGTGGTCGTGCCACTCCGCAAACCGTTCGCTGGCAAGCAAGTTAATCTCAAAGTGAAGGTGCGCGCGCTCGCGTGTGATCGGGGTTTTGGTGTTCGTCGTGCGCCCCATCACGCCGATCGCATCGCCTGATTTCACGCCTGACCCAGGCTTCAAATCCCCACGGACGGACTTCAAGTGCGCGTAAAGCGAGAGAACCTCGATCCCCTCCATTGGATGCCGGAGCACCACGTAGTTGCCGTAATTGGAAAGTCCCGGCTTGCGATTCACGTAGGCGACGGATCCATCGGCTGTCGCGAGGACGGCATCCATCGGTTCGCCTTGCTTGTCTCGTTGAACGGCTCGGATGTCGAGTCCCTCGTGCAACTGCATGCCTTCGCTTCGCACGCAACCAAACGTGCCGCTGCGCCAGTCCTTTCCCGGGGTCGGCACGAAATACTCGTCCTCGCCCCCCGCCTTGAAGATTGCGCGATTGGCCGTGGGCAAGCTGAAGGGTTGCGCATGCGTCACCAGCGGGGCGAAGCACGCCACCATGAGTGGCAGGACGCGACAGGCACGCGGGCCGATCGATCGAATCCAAGTCGGGGAACCGCCTGTCACTTGTTCTTGTTCGCGAGATTGTTCACGCCCTTCACTATCCAATCCAATTCCTCGGGTGTCGCGTCGGGGACAAACACGATCACGCCGTCACTGATCCGCCGGTTCAGTCGCGGCGCGCCGAGCCACCGGCCTTCCTTCCAACGCGCGGCGATGCCGATGCGTTTGCCCCTCTGCGAAACCGAAAGGCTGTCGAGCAGCCACGCACCCTGCGTGTTGAGGATGAGCTTCAACGCCAGCCCCTCATCCGACTGCAGGACCTCCGCCGCGGCGATGTGCGCCTCATTCAACACGGGCAGTTTGTCGAGGTTCACGGTGATGGGATTGTCGCGGTAGACCGAGACCGGTTGCGTGCGCGCCGGATCAACTTCCATCGTCTCGACGTAGATGCGGACCAGCGCCGCCTCTTTTCCCCGACCCTTCTTCGGGGGGGTCGGCGATGGGGCTTTCGCGGTCTTCGACACCAGCGGGTCATCCGGCGTCATGCACGCCGCGCCGGCCATGGCCACGCACAGAAGAAATGAGTTGAAGGGGGTGAAAGCACTCTTCATATTCGCGCCCGCAAAAGTTCCGAGACATCAACGCAACTATGGGCCGCCAATACAACAAAATTGAAAAGCGCGCACGCCGCCGGGCTTACCTCAAGCGCCGCAAGCTGCGCGAGAAGGCGGCCAAACTCGCGAACGCCGCGAAACGCGCGGCGGCCAAGTCTGCGGCCCCGGCTGCCTGACGGCCCGCCCACCCCGCGGAACCCTCACGCGGGACTCCTCGGCAGCATTCCAGCACATCTCGCAAGCCTGCATCGGCAGTGCCGGCAACAGCGGAAGCTTCACGCCGGCTTGCAACCTCGACGCGC from Verrucomicrobiota bacterium includes the following:
- a CDS encoding TolC family protein: MKCSGFRDRHSVAVALWIGAGVVVAGAQQSNHAAAPHPIDLPTVLRLAGAQNIDVQIAREKLAEARANRDIAQDQFLPWLNAGFGYRRHDGRLQDVTGNVFNASKQAYTFGGTLTAQVDIGDAYYKSLAAKQLVNAADHALAAQRQDSIALAAAGYFDLVRAQAGAGVAREALGIAEDYAGQLGRAVDAGIAFKGDALRAQVQAGRNVLALRSAEEQRQLAAARLAQTLRLEPVTPLVARDADLAPMSLIATNAALDTLVAQALAQRPELKQTKSLTRAAKDAHEGAVKGPLVPTLGAHVFLGGLGGGRNGSLGQFGGSEDFFVGLSWRIGPGGLFDEARRKAASSRVNSALLGEEKVRDDVVRQVVEANSRFHSLRDQLAVARGALQAAEETLRLTRARKEFAVGAVLEMIEAERDLTRTRQDLIGIAAEFNKAQYAVQRAIGGLGADEKK
- a CDS encoding radical SAM/Cys-rich domain protein produces the protein MNRFDQQLGRHGLALRRAALHTLQVNLGRKCNQACRHCHVDAAPWRTEMMDEGTARRIGEWIRDHRPAVVDITGGAPELSEHFRYCVETARAAGARVIDRCNLTIIEEPGFGWLPDYLAAQAVGVIASLPCYLAENVSKQRGNGVFEKSISALRKLNAAGYGTRLTLNLVYNPLGPTLPPPQAALEADYKDALLRDHGVVFNHLFTMTNQPIARFADDLRKQDRWDEYLELLANSFNPATVDGLMCRNTLSVGWRGELYDCDFNQMLEMQLRNPAPESGLFLWDVIPAQLDGAAIQTGSHCLACTAGCGSSCTGALETTDAAAGSKIRATSQPEARASAA
- a CDS encoding sulfurtransferase; translation: MDHSPAFLRLVDDAKSRIREITLDDARSILDHNPAAVLLDVREESEWTAAHAAGAQYLGKGVLERDLERRFPDCATEIIMYCGGGFRSALACDAAQNMGYRNVSSLIGGYKALAAAGWPLKGGT
- a CDS encoding cupin domain-containing protein — its product is MDVTPLDAVPAFTTKDGSEIRELLAHRNSAIRNQSLAEARVPVGGSTLEHYHPKAEEIYFITHGTGRMRIESEQRDVRAGDAIAIPPGRKHKLWNLGAETLRLLCCCAPGYEHSDTIITE
- a CDS encoding glutaredoxin family protein, giving the protein MIPTSIRLFIKPYUGWCTRAMDWLDQRGVSYDVIDVIADGRAYDEMVRLSGQSLAPVIEVDGKVLGDFGPPELAAWWKKEGFE
- the lipA gene encoding lipoyl synthase, whose product is MTATLESPPPARQRLPGWLRLPLPTSDSFGRTRHLLAELRLHTVCESAKCPNHWECWSRGTATFMIAGDRCTRACGFCAVTTAKPLALEADEPARVAEATSRMGLKHVVITAVARDDLADGGADHFAKTIGAVRQACPGIVVEVLTPDFNDCDAAIDAVLAAAPDIFNHNLETVRRLTPAVRHRATYERSLRVLAKVKARQSRGVTKSGLMLGLGETVEEVRVAMKDLREAGCDLLTLGQYLQPTVKHLPVVEFVPPEKFDELRAVAVSMGFVHVASGPLVRSSYHADHFRPAAKER
- a CDS encoding NAD(P)H-dependent oxidoreductase gives rise to the protein MILLLSGTNRPGSNTRHIVRHLESSYAALRAPCHVLDLAQLPPEIFAASSYAVKPDSFAPFADAVLRSAGLHVVTPEYNGSFPGVLKYFIDMLKFPESFERRPVCFTGVSAGMFGALRPVEQLQQIFGYRNAITFPERVFLPGIGSLLDDHGALRDPELAGRLQRQAAGFVEFVERVKGVPLR
- a CDS encoding transglutaminase domain-containing protein → MKPRRDARHSLWNTLADSSFPARFVIKALLFILVLGFVLFPNPVLFLRHIGNFKNHDALITTNLPALVEINAEINKLLPTNATPKQELQAVERFVYKNIKYQYDWYNWLNADYWPTAADVWERKREDCDGRAVLAASILRSRGFTNAMLVANVNHVWVSVGEDELMGPHREKNLRREGNKVVVSLPGFSTWMDMVAQLSAFPALRSLIIIFVAAGLMFHPCRHKGAFCLVAVLALTGYILLFEWSALRMKGDFPGFTLNFFLGASAVLAAATAALFSQRMLDRRRGTPPKPQFEDPGQRSIAVKLTQS
- a CDS encoding sulfatase — protein: MRSRLLALALGLPMLALAATSAQRNVVLFVVDDMSLDAGCYGNKTIKTPHIDRLAADGVRFDHAFCTTASCSASRSVILSGLHNHANGQFGHQHSFHHFAAFSSVRSLPVVMAENGYRTARTGKFHVAPDDVFRFETVIPAAGGNRNTVRMAENCRDFIARGDKPFFLYFCTSDPHRGGGTMPGDPLKPDAFGNNQPYEGITEIRYDPAEVTVPPYLPDNAETRAEIAQYYQAISRLDQGLGRLLALLKDAGQLDNTVVIFTGDNGMAFPGSKTTLYDPGSRLPLIVRSPDHPRGKVCNAMVSWVDLTPTILDIAGVKEVKGRLVQGEPEFSGGAPKTGAPKAAAKKKQAEDSIYRFHGRSFLPALSQANPAGWDEVYASHTFHEITMYYPMRVVRTRDYKLILNLAHQLPFPFASDIYASATWQGVLKRSDSMFGPRRTADFLHRQRYELYDLKADPTESRNLAGDPKLAKVQAELSARLEAFQRRTSDPWIVKYNYE